In the genome of Mucilaginibacter defluvii, one region contains:
- a CDS encoding tetratricopeptide repeat-containing sensor histidine kinase, translated as MKKGYSLLILLLTVFSQQGFSGQADSLRQQYQKAKVKKNFYSDTANINLLTSLSLALRTENTDTALMYSKEALKVAQNTKYDLGEANAWASIGGTYYVKGSYFLSLEAVTKLLDISSRINYKKGIGDAHQLRGLIYLGQDEFKDAIREFLKALAIYRQLGNQFKISRMLFDIGLSYDELRDSARAFQYLKQARAMGIATKDLQIVAMSYNRMGETYYHFKQYDTAIVYHNKVLRGRYQDKWENAFAYSGMAQAQYELKKYQQAVQNALTSFKLASQVNSLWDQVRALKILGKAYAATGNFERAYKYTALMTAYNDSLLNDSKERNINYLHLQQQRTENLTLEKQNEVEQQKTRFNLLLMVAIGVIAVCISIFAFIMSRSNIQKTNLNTKLERRNKSIASQKEEISIQNEKLDALNHIKNQLFSVISHDLRGPFASIMQTIELIRNDDLTDNERDFILENFYKQVGQISAMVNNLLLWANSQLEGNNTQPADLDATKIITEITGVSAYLANSKKVALIHEYDAAKPVFADADHLKIIIQNLLGNAIKFTSQGGTVSIYYSDDADYQAIHIKDTGVGISLEKMGKLFKVVGKSISNYGTNHEQGAGIGLLLIKQFTEVNKGRLTIHSEPGVGTEVTVYLPKYKADQ; from the coding sequence ATGAAAAAAGGATACTCCCTGCTTATTTTATTACTTACCGTTTTTAGCCAACAGGGATTTTCCGGGCAGGCAGATAGCTTGCGGCAGCAATACCAGAAAGCTAAGGTCAAAAAGAATTTTTACAGCGATACGGCAAACATCAATCTGTTAACATCCCTGTCATTAGCCCTGCGTACCGAGAATACCGATACCGCGCTGATGTACTCCAAAGAAGCCCTTAAGGTTGCGCAAAATACAAAGTATGATTTGGGCGAGGCAAACGCATGGGCAAGTATAGGCGGCACTTACTATGTTAAGGGTTCCTATTTCCTATCATTAGAGGCAGTTACCAAGCTCCTGGATATCAGCAGTCGCATAAACTATAAAAAAGGTATTGGTGACGCCCATCAGCTACGGGGGTTGATATACCTTGGCCAGGACGAATTCAAGGACGCCATCCGCGAATTTTTAAAAGCGCTTGCTATTTACCGGCAACTCGGCAATCAATTTAAAATAAGCCGCATGTTGTTTGATATTGGTTTGAGCTATGATGAGCTACGTGACTCTGCCAGGGCATTTCAGTATCTTAAACAGGCGCGCGCAATGGGTATAGCTACAAAAGACCTGCAGATTGTGGCCATGAGCTATAACCGCATGGGCGAAACCTATTATCATTTTAAGCAGTACGATACCGCCATTGTATACCATAACAAAGTATTGCGCGGCCGGTACCAGGATAAATGGGAGAACGCGTTTGCCTACTCGGGGATGGCGCAGGCCCAGTATGAATTAAAAAAATATCAGCAAGCGGTACAGAACGCTTTAACCAGTTTTAAACTGGCCAGCCAGGTAAACAGTTTATGGGATCAGGTGCGTGCGCTTAAAATATTGGGTAAGGCTTACGCTGCTACCGGTAATTTTGAGCGGGCTTATAAATACACCGCGCTGATGACGGCGTACAACGACAGCCTGCTAAACGACTCGAAAGAACGGAACATCAATTACCTGCACCTGCAGCAGCAGCGAACGGAAAATCTTACGCTTGAAAAACAGAACGAGGTAGAGCAGCAAAAAACACGTTTTAACTTGCTGCTGATGGTAGCCATTGGCGTAATAGCGGTGTGCATAAGCATTTTCGCGTTTATTATGAGCCGCAGCAACATCCAAAAAACCAACCTCAATACCAAGCTCGAACGCCGCAACAAATCCATTGCCAGTCAAAAAGAGGAGATCAGTATACAAAACGAGAAGCTGGACGCGCTGAACCATATCAAAAACCAATTGTTCTCGGTAATTAGCCATGATCTGCGCGGCCCTTTCGCATCTATAATGCAGACCATTGAACTTATTCGTAATGATGACCTGACGGATAACGAACGTGATTTTATTTTAGAAAATTTTTACAAACAGGTAGGGCAAATATCGGCCATGGTAAATAATCTGCTATTATGGGCAAACAGTCAGCTTGAGGGTAATAATACGCAGCCTGCCGACCTTGATGCTACAAAAATCATAACGGAAATTACCGGGGTTTCGGCGTACCTGGCAAACAGCAAAAAGGTGGCGCTGATACATGAATATGATGCGGCCAAACCTGTATTTGCTGATGCCGACCATTTAAAGATAATCATCCAGAACCTTTTAGGCAACGCCATTAAGTTTACATCTCAGGGCGGCACAGTAAGTATTTATTATAGTGATGATGCCGACTATCAGGCCATCCACATTAAAGATACCGGCGTAGGCATCAGCCTCGAAAAAATGGGAAAGCTTTTTAAAGTAGTAGGCAAAAGCATCAGCAATTACGGCACTAACCATGAGCAAGGCGCCGGTATCGGGTTGTTACTGATTAAACAATTTACCGAAGTTAATAAAGGCCGCTTAACCATACACAGCGAACCAGGGGTTGGCACCGAAGTAACGGTATATCTACCAAAATATAAGGCCGATCAATAA
- a CDS encoding 3-oxoacyl-ACP synthase: protein MTDLKAKLHSLCLNYVQQKIDNAGEAIAEAQQAANNETKSSAGDKYETGRAMAQQEADRNMAQLNEANKLKVVLNHIAVTPNSTGVADAGSIVTTDNGNFYIAISAGVLQVDDGSSYIAVSAASPIGTQLKGKRESDEFILNGKKYRLTGVY, encoded by the coding sequence ATGACTGATCTGAAAGCTAAACTGCATTCGCTTTGTTTAAATTACGTACAGCAAAAAATTGATAATGCCGGCGAGGCCATCGCCGAAGCGCAGCAAGCCGCGAATAATGAAACCAAAAGCAGTGCGGGAGATAAGTATGAAACCGGCCGTGCTATGGCGCAGCAGGAAGCCGACCGAAACATGGCCCAGCTTAACGAGGCCAACAAACTCAAAGTAGTTCTAAATCATATTGCTGTTACACCAAACTCAACCGGCGTAGCTGATGCCGGCAGCATTGTAACTACGGATAACGGAAATTTTTATATTGCCATAAGTGCGGGCGTTTTGCAGGTTGATGATGGCAGCAGTTATATAGCCGTTTCTGCAGCATCGCCCATAGGCACCCAATTAAAAGGCAAGCGCGAAAGCGATGAGTTCATCCTTAACGGTAAAAAATACCGGTTAACGGGAGTTTATTGA